The Chrysiogenia bacterium nucleotide sequence TGCTTACCGAGCGCACGCTGGTTGCCTGGAGGGGCGTCAAAGAATTCTTCGCCTTCGACTCGGGCACGCTGCGCGACGCCGAGGGCCATCCGGTCTCCCTGAAACACTTCCGCCAGGCGCTCTCGAGCGGTCCCGACGAGTGGGAGCTCATGGTGCCGGTGGCCGAGCTGCTCGAAGCGCTATCCCCGAACCTGCCCGTGCCGAGCATGGACGAGCTCTCCAGCGCTTTCTATCGCGAGCTGCTCGCCTTCCAGCGCGAGTACGGCAACTGGATTCGCCTCTACCGCGAGCCCGCAGTGTGGGACAAGGTGCTCTTCGGCACCCCGGCCGAGCGCATCCCCACACTTGCCAAGGACATCGACCGCGGCCTGTTCGGTCGCGTGGGCGCGCGCTTCTACCCGCGCATCGAGCGCGACGCCATGGGCGCCGACCAGCTCTGGCGCATCCCGCGCGACCCGGGCGGCCCGATCGCCGACGCCGCCGGCATGGTGGTCATGGAAAACGCCGAGCGAAAGCTCGAACAGCGCCTGCTCGATCTCTCGCTCATCCGCGTGCCGACCAAGATCCTGCTCACCCGCATGAAGCGCCAGCGCGTCAGCGAGCGCGTCGAGGAGCTCGAAAAATTCGCCCGTCGCAACAAGATCCTGCGCGAGGGCGAGCGCCTCTTCCTCATCATCGGCCCCGACAACGACCAGCCCGACGCCAAGTGGCACGCCATTAAGGCGGATCCCGACTCGGGGCACGACTGGTTGTTTATCGAGTGGGATTGAGCGGGAGATTGCACCACAAGAAAAGGAGGGCGGGGATCAACCCGCCCTCTCACGTTCGATGGTCTGCGAACAAGCCTACTTGAGACTCTCCAGTAGTTCCTGTTCCCGAACTCCAAGTGATACGCAGATTTGGTTGACTGGTTTCTCATTACCAACTGCCTGAGCTGCTCGAATATCCGTGAATCGCAGCACGGACTCAACCTTCGTTTCCTCTCCCTCGGGCGAAATCGCAATCTGCCACCAGGAATCTCCGGAAACCGTGGAGCCTACGCCTTCGACACCCTTAAGCCAGTTGTCCATCATGGGATATGAGCCACAATCGGCCATGTCCGAAGTGATGGGAATTCGAAATTTGCCTGTTTGAATCCGGTCAGCTTCCTCTCGATCGATTGACCATCCGTTGTCTTCGAGCCAGCGAACGATATTCTTCTGCACAATCTCGGAAGAGCCACTCACCACGGCGCTGTTGTCAGCAAGCTTGGGCGTTTTTTGCGGTGGTTTGTAAGCACAGCCAGTTGCGCCTAGCATCGCCACCAGAGCAACCAAAATAAACAAATGGCGTATCATTTGAGTTCTCCCTAATTTTTGACGTGCAACTAATGTCAGCCATTTCACGGGTCTTGTCAACACTGCCGGCCGGGCATTGGGATGACGCAATATGAATCACCAACAAACTACCCCGCCAGCGCCCGCCAGAGATCGCGCGGGCTTCTGCTCTTCAGCACATCCCGGCCCATGGCCAGCCATTCATGAAACGCGATCGTGAGCGGGTTGCGTGAGTGCAGCTCGGGATCGATGCCGTAGCGGATCGGCACGCTCGCTTTCTCGAATGTTCCGAAGAGCCGGTCCCAGATGATGAAGATCCCGCCGAAGTTCTTGTTCACGTAGGGCTCGTTGGCGCCGTGGTGGATCATGTGGTGGGAAGGCGTGTTGAGGATCCACTCGAGCGGCCCCAGGCGCGGGGCGAGCTGGGTGTGCAGAAAGAGCTGGTAGAAGAGACTGAAGGTCTGCGCGCTCATCACCATGAGCGGATCGAACCCCAGCAGCGGCAGCGGCAGCCAGAAGATCACCGCGGTCTGCGGCACCCATGTCTGGCGGAATGCGGTGCTCAGGTTGAAGTGATCCGAGGAATGATGCGTCACGTGCGAGGCCCAGAACAGCCGCGTGTGGTGGCTCACCCGGTGGAAGATGTAGAAGCACAGGTCTTCGAGCAGGATGAGCACCACCCACTCCCACCACAGGCCGTTCTGGCCCACGTGCCAGGTGCCGGTGCCCAGGCTCGCGATGCGATGATCGAAGCACCACTTGTAGAGCAGGTAGACCACCGGCACCCACAGGGCGCTCAGCAGGAAGTAGCCGCTATACATCGCGCCATTGGCGAGCGAGTCCTTCCACTCGAACAGGTGCCGCTTGCGCACGAGGCTGATGAGCGCCTCGCCCGCCATGAGAACAAAGGCCGCGCCCCACATGACCAGGTAGAGCCGCGCGATGGGCGCGTTGAAAAAGGCGCGGATGTTCTCGGCGAGCATCATTTGACCGGTGCAACCGACCCCGCGATTTCGATGAGATCAGGATAGGCCACGTTGCCGATGAGCGTGAGCTGGGTGCGCCCCTGCGCCCAGGTGAGCGTGGCGTAGGTTCCCATGAAGTTGAGCATGGCCTCGTGGCCATTGGCGAGCGTCACCTTTTTGCCAAGCGGGATCTCGTAGGCATCGCCCAGCGAGCGGCTCTCGGTGAGCGAGATCCACGTCGCGCCGCTGTCCATCATCACCGCAATGACCGGCAGGCAGTGGCGGGAGGGAACGATCTTGCGGATCCTGTGTCCCTCGGGGAGCTTCGTGGGCCCCATCACCTCGAAGTTCATGGTCTCTTTGGCTTCTTCGATTGAGATTCCCTCATCGCGCAGGTTCCACTCGAACACGACGGCGTTGCGCGGGAATTCGAAGGCGAAGGCATCCTGGGGCACTTCCACATCGAAGGTGATGTCCTTGAAGGCCATGCCGTA carries:
- a CDS encoding sterol desaturase family protein; its protein translation is MMLAENIRAFFNAPIARLYLVMWGAAFVLMAGEALISLVRKRHLFEWKDSLANGAMYSGYFLLSALWVPVVYLLYKWCFDHRIASLGTGTWHVGQNGLWWEWVVLILLEDLCFYIFHRVSHHTRLFWASHVTHHSSDHFNLSTAFRQTWVPQTAVIFWLPLPLLGFDPLMVMSAQTFSLFYQLFLHTQLAPRLGPLEWILNTPSHHMIHHGANEPYVNKNFGGIFIIWDRLFGTFEKASVPIRYGIDPELHSRNPLTIAFHEWLAMGRDVLKSRSPRDLWRALAG